One Mycolicibacterium sp. ND9-15 genomic window, CGGAGCCGCCTTGCCGATCGCATAGGCCACCTGCACCTCGACGCGCTCGGCCAGACCCGCTGCGACGACGTTTTTCGCCACCCAGCGCATCGCGTAGGCCGCGGACCGGTCCACCTTGGACGGATCCTTGCCCGAGAACGCCCCGCCGCCGTGACGGGCCCAGCCGCCGTAGGTGTCGACGATGATCTTGCGGCCCGTCAGCCCCGCGTCACCCATCGGGCCGCCGAGCACGAACTTGCCGGTCGGGTTGACCAGCAGGCGGAAGTCGGAGGTGTCCATCGAGTCGTGGTTCAGGTCGGCCAGCACCGTGTTGACGACCTTTTCGCGAATGTCCGGGGTCAGCGTCTTCTCCAGGTCGATGCCAGCGGCGTGCTGCGTCGAGAGCACCACGGTGTCGAGGCGCACCGGGGTGGTGCCGTCGTACTGGACGGTGACCTGGGTCTTGCCGTCGGGCCTCAGGTAGTCGAGAACGCCGCTCTTGCGGACCTCGGTCAGCCGGCGCGACAACCGGTGCGCGAGCGCGATCGGCAGCGGCATCAACTCCGGGGTGTCGCGGATCGCGTAGCCGAACATCAGGCCCTGGTCACCGGCGCCCTGCAGGTCCAGCGGGTCGCCGGCACCCTCGACCCGCGTCTCGTGTGCGGTGTCGACACCCTGCGCGATATCCGGCGACTGGCGGCCGATGCCGATGTTCACACCGCAGGTCTCGCCGTCGAAACCCTTCTCCGACGAGTCGTAGCCGATCTCCAGGATGCGCTCGCGCACGGTGGTGGCAATGTCGGCGAACGCCTCCTTGGCCGCGGTCGTCACCTCGCCGACGACGTGCACCTGCCCGGTGGTGACCAGCGTTTCCACCGCGACCCGCGACTTGGGATCGCCCGCGAGCAACGCGTCGAGCACCGAATCGCTGATGGCGTCGCAGATCTTGTCGGGGTGGCCCTCGGTTACCGACTCACTGGTGAACAGCCGAGCTTCACTCACGCTGTGATCCTTTCCGCTCAAAGTCATCTTCAAGATAGTTAGTTCATCAAGTTATAAGTCTGCCCTGTTGCACCTAAGCGTGTGCTCCGGTCGCAGGCAAGCATTTCACGCAGCGAAGTGACTCGGGCTACCCGCCGCTCCGTAGGAAGGCCACGATCGCGTCCACGATACGGCTGGCCATCAGTGTTTTCGAACCGTGCTCCAGCGCGGACTCCGTGCCGTCGGCCGCGAGCAGCCAACCGTCGTTGTTGTCCACTTCGAACGCCCGGTTCTCGCCCACCGCATTGACCACGAGCAAATCGCATCCCTTGCGCTGTAACTTCGCACGGGCATGCTGGAGCACGTCGCCGTTGGCATCGCCGGTCTCCGCAGCGAATCCCACGATCGCGCGCATGTTGGGCAGCAGTCCGTCGGCGCGGGCCCGCACCGCACCGGCCAGCACGTCCTCGGTGCGGGTCAACTCGATGACCGGGTCCGCGGCGGCCGGGTCGGCGGACTTCTTGATCTTGCTGGTCTGCATCTGCGTCGGCCGGAAATCGGCCACCGCGGCGGCCATCACCAGCACGTGGGCGTCCGGAGCGTGTTTGGACACCGCGTCCTTGAGCTGGGCGGCCGCCCCGATGCGCACGACATCGACGCCGGCCGGGTCGATCAACCCGGTGGTGTTACCGGCGATCAGCGTGACGTCGGCGCCGCGCTGGGCCATGACGCGAGCCATCGCATATCCCTGCTTGCCCGAACTGCGGTTGCCGATGAAGCGCACCGGGTCGATGGGCTCGCGGGTGCCCCCCGCCGACACCAGCACCTTCACGCCGGCCAGGTCGTAGGGCAGGGCATCTCCCCTGGTCAGCAGAAGCTCGGCCAGCGTCGTGATCTCCTCGGCTTCGGGCAGCCGGCCCGCTCCGCTGTCGGATCCTGTCAGCCTGCCCGACGCCGGTTCGAGCACGACCGCTCCGCGGCGGCGCAACGTGGCGACGTTCTCCACGGTCGCCGGGTGAAACCACATCTCGGTGTGCATGGCCGGGGCGAACAGCACCGGACATCGAGCGGTCAGCAGCGTCGCGGTCAGCAGGTCGTCCGCCCGGCCCGCCACGGCACGCGCCAGGAGGTCCGCGGTGGCGGGCGCAACGACGACGAGGTCGGCTTCCTGCCCGAAACGCACGTGCGGGACCTCATGGACGTCGTCCCAGACGCCCGTCTGCACTGGGTTTCCCGAGAGGGCTTCGAAGGTGGCGGCACCGACGAACCGCAGCGCGGACTCAGTCGGCACGACCCGGACGCTGTGCCCTGCCTCGGTGAGCTGCCTGACGACGGTGGCCGCCTTGTAGGCGGCGATGCCACCGGCGACGCCGACGATGATCCGCTTCGGCTCCATGGCGGCCGCTCCCCTGAGATCGCTGGTTGCTACTCGCCTTCGGTGTGCTCGAGCAGGTCTGCGTGGATCTCGCGCAGCGCGATCGACAGCGGCTTCTCCTGCAGCCCGGGCTCGACCAGCGGGCCGACGTATTCGAGGATGCCGTCGCCGAGTTGGTTGTAGTAGTCGTTGATCTGGCGCGCACGCTTGGCGGCATAGATCACCAGCGCATACTTGCTCGACGCGCGGTCCAGCAACTCGTCGATGGGCGGATTGGTGATGCCCAGCGGCGTGTCGTAGGCGCTGGCGCCGGACCTGTCGATGTCGTCCACAGCGGCCAGCTGCGTGTCGGCGTGCGGGGTGCTCACGTAAAAATCTCCTGGCGGTTTTGACTGGATGCTAGGTGGCTGTCGGGTCAGACGGCACCGTGGCCGGCGCGGGGTTATCGGTGGCCCACCAGCAAGGATACCAATTCCGCGCAGGCAGACTCCAATTGGCTGTTCACGACGACCGTGTCGAAGTCGCCCTGCGCGGCAAGTTCGGCTCGCGCGGTCGCCAGCCGGCGCTCTATCACCTCGGGCGTCTCGGTGCCGCGCCCGGCGAGTCGGCTCTCGAGTTCCGCCCAGCTGGGCGGGGCGAGAAACACGGTGAGCGCCTCGGGCATGGCCCTCTTGACCGCCCGCGCCCCCGCCAGGTCCACCTCGATGAGGACGGGCCTACCGGCGGCGACGGCATCGCGGACGGGTTGGGCAGGGGTGCCGGAGCGATGCAGCCCGCCGTGGATCTCCGCCCATTCGAGCAGGCCCCCTTCGGCGATCAGGTCACGAAAACGGTCAGGCGTCA contains:
- the coaBC gene encoding bifunctional phosphopantothenoylcysteine decarboxylase/phosphopantothenate--cysteine ligase CoaBC encodes the protein MEPKRIIVGVAGGIAAYKAATVVRQLTEAGHSVRVVPTESALRFVGAATFEALSGNPVQTGVWDDVHEVPHVRFGQEADLVVVAPATADLLARAVAGRADDLLTATLLTARCPVLFAPAMHTEMWFHPATVENVATLRRRGAVVLEPASGRLTGSDSGAGRLPEAEEITTLAELLLTRGDALPYDLAGVKVLVSAGGTREPIDPVRFIGNRSSGKQGYAMARVMAQRGADVTLIAGNTTGLIDPAGVDVVRIGAAAQLKDAVSKHAPDAHVLVMAAAVADFRPTQMQTSKIKKSADPAAADPVIELTRTEDVLAGAVRARADGLLPNMRAIVGFAAETGDANGDVLQHARAKLQRKGCDLLVVNAVGENRAFEVDNNDGWLLAADGTESALEHGSKTLMASRIVDAIVAFLRSGG
- the rpoZ gene encoding DNA-directed RNA polymerase subunit omega; this encodes MSTPHADTQLAAVDDIDRSGASAYDTPLGITNPPIDELLDRASSKYALVIYAAKRARQINDYYNQLGDGILEYVGPLVEPGLQEKPLSIALREIHADLLEHTEGE
- the gmk gene encoding guanylate kinase; the encoded protein is MSAGRGAGRVVVLSGPSAVGKSTVVRCLRERVPDLHFSVSVTTRAPRPGEVDGVDYSFVTPDRFRDLIAEGGLLEWAEIHGGLHRSGTPAQPVRDAVAAGRPVLIEVDLAGARAVKRAMPEALTVFLAPPSWAELESRLAGRGTETPEVIERRLATARAELAAQGDFDTVVVNSQLESACAELVSLLVGHR
- the metK gene encoding methionine adenosyltransferase, translated to MSEARLFTSESVTEGHPDKICDAISDSVLDALLAGDPKSRVAVETLVTTGQVHVVGEVTTAAKEAFADIATTVRERILEIGYDSSEKGFDGETCGVNIGIGRQSPDIAQGVDTAHETRVEGAGDPLDLQGAGDQGLMFGYAIRDTPELMPLPIALAHRLSRRLTEVRKSGVLDYLRPDGKTQVTVQYDGTTPVRLDTVVLSTQHAAGIDLEKTLTPDIREKVVNTVLADLNHDSMDTSDFRLLVNPTGKFVLGGPMGDAGLTGRKIIVDTYGGWARHGGGAFSGKDPSKVDRSAAYAMRWVAKNVVAAGLAERVEVQVAYAIGKAAPVGLFVETFGSETVDPARIEKAITSVFDLRPGAIVRDLDLLRPIYAQTAAYGHFGRTDVELPWEQLNKVDELKAAV